One Acidimicrobiia bacterium genomic region harbors:
- a CDS encoding GNAT family N-acetyltransferase has protein sequence MISPNLPPGFTWRPATLEDVGAAVDLFNLADREFLAPGAPGWHRQDETRSEWTEPGFDPQTDTVLVFDDQARLVGYQEAFTTPPHVRAIVWGRVHPDYRGAGLGSALVEWGEQRARELVGRAPEGAAVDAQAWVDTANEGATKLLEGSGFTRTRYFWDMEITMSEPPAEQRWPDGLEIRPFVREEHHRIAHNAVLESFKDHWGFADADPDESFERAVHEVESDSNFDPKYFHVLWDGDEVAAVSLCHPKAENDPRKGLVGVLGVRKAWRQRGLGLAILLHSFRVFWDNNMPVVTLGVDADSLTGATRLYEKAGMHVERTFATYEKRLREGKELRNRG, from the coding sequence ATGATCTCCCCGAACCTGCCACCCGGATTCACGTGGCGCCCGGCCACGCTCGAAGACGTCGGCGCCGCCGTCGATCTCTTCAACCTGGCCGACAGGGAGTTCCTGGCTCCGGGTGCTCCCGGCTGGCACCGCCAGGACGAGACGAGAAGCGAATGGACGGAACCCGGCTTCGACCCGCAGACGGACACGGTGCTTGTGTTCGACGACCAAGCTCGCCTCGTCGGCTATCAGGAGGCCTTCACTACTCCGCCCCATGTTCGGGCGATCGTCTGGGGACGAGTCCACCCGGACTACCGCGGAGCCGGGCTCGGCTCGGCCCTCGTCGAATGGGGCGAGCAACGGGCACGGGAACTGGTCGGGAGGGCGCCGGAGGGTGCAGCCGTCGATGCTCAGGCATGGGTGGACACTGCCAACGAGGGTGCAACAAAGCTTCTCGAGGGGTCCGGTTTCACCCGTACGCGCTACTTCTGGGACATGGAGATAACGATGTCGGAGCCTCCGGCCGAGCAACGGTGGCCGGACGGTCTGGAGATACGCCCCTTCGTGCGGGAAGAGCATCATCGAATCGCCCACAATGCAGTGCTCGAATCGTTCAAAGACCATTGGGGCTTTGCAGACGCAGACCCGGACGAGTCCTTCGAACGGGCGGTGCACGAGGTCGAGTCCGATTCCAACTTCGACCCGAAGTATTTCCACGTTCTCTGGGACGGTGATGAGGTTGCAGCCGTGTCGCTCTGCCACCCGAAAGCAGAGAACGACCCGCGCAAAGGCCTGGTGGGCGTTCTGGGGGTCAGGAAAGCCTGGCGACAGAGGGGGCTGGGTCTCGCCATCCTCCTGCACTCGTTTCGGGTGTTCTGGGACAACAACATGCCGGTCGTGACGCTCGGAGTCGACGCCGACAGCCTCACCGGCGCGACCAGGCTGTACGAGAAGGCCGGAATGCACGTCGAGCGCACCTTCGCCACCTATGAGAAGCGGCTTCGCGAAGGCAAGGAACTCCGCAATCGAGGGTGA
- the ppdK gene encoding pyruvate, phosphate dikinase, with translation MSKWVYAFDEVEQAEEHAGGDWEAVRALLGGKGANLAEMTRIGVPVPPGFTITTEACNAYLAAGEKFPAEMWDQVVDALEGIEAETGKSFGDPSNPLLVSCRSGAKFSMPGMMDTVLNIGLNDEVAAEMVKMTGDPRFVYDSYRRLVQMFGSVVLNVDDEPFEDVLSGHRARRGVETDSELTAEDFEEIVEEFKAIVRRFAHQDFPTDPLRQLALAAEAVFRSWNGKRAFDYRNAAGIDHSLGTGVNIQTMVFGNMGEDSATGVAMSRNATTGEPRLEGDFLVNAQGEDVVAGIRVTDPIDHLRVVMPTLYEEFSATARKLEQHYREMQDMEFTIERGKLWLLQTRDGKRTAQAAVRIAVDQVEEGMISKEEAVMRVHPDQVDFFLHPQFDPESRRRAIESADLVATGLNVSPGAAVGIVAFDADLAERWAKDEGKHVIMVRPETKPDDVHGMLAADGILTSRGGRTSHAALVARQFGKPAVVGVAALEIDMANRLMHVGGKDIAEGDWVSIDGTTGEVFSGQLATKVPDIEDPSLTKLLSWADEFRRLEVWTNADYPRDAERARSYGAQGIGLCRTEHMFFEPERMPFFQEMIIAESPTRQQEALDVLLPFQRDDFAGLFRAMDGLPVIIRLIDPPLHEFLPAFEDLTHSITDQKIRLAHAASLRELDEILHQLEEEEHMLERVEALREMNPMLGTRGVRLGIMIPELTRMQVRAIFEAACRVAREGIVTHPEIMIPLTSHVNELQRQREVLEAEAKAVMDEQGIEVDYKFGTMIEVPRAAITADQIAEYAEFFSFGTNDLTQTTFGISRDDAETGFLISYLEQGILTVNPFASLDEDGVGKLMKWGVEQGRATRPGLEIGICGEHGGDPSSIDLCHRLNLDYVSCSPFRVPIARLAAAQAAIRHG, from the coding sequence ATGAGCAAGTGGGTCTATGCGTTCGACGAAGTCGAGCAAGCGGAAGAGCACGCCGGCGGCGACTGGGAGGCTGTTCGTGCGCTTCTCGGCGGCAAGGGCGCGAATCTTGCCGAGATGACGCGCATAGGCGTCCCGGTTCCTCCGGGTTTCACGATCACCACCGAGGCATGCAATGCCTATCTGGCAGCCGGAGAGAAGTTCCCGGCGGAGATGTGGGATCAAGTTGTCGATGCCCTGGAGGGCATAGAAGCCGAGACGGGGAAGTCTTTCGGCGATCCCTCCAACCCTCTCCTGGTTTCGTGTCGATCCGGTGCCAAGTTCTCGATGCCGGGGATGATGGACACCGTCTTGAACATAGGACTCAACGACGAGGTCGCGGCCGAGATGGTCAAGATGACCGGCGATCCCAGGTTCGTCTACGACTCCTATCGGCGGCTCGTGCAGATGTTCGGATCCGTCGTCCTCAACGTCGATGATGAGCCGTTCGAGGATGTGCTTTCCGGCCACCGGGCCAGGCGCGGTGTCGAAACTGATTCCGAACTGACGGCCGAGGACTTCGAGGAGATAGTCGAGGAGTTCAAGGCGATCGTCCGCCGGTTCGCCCACCAGGACTTCCCGACCGATCCGCTCCGCCAACTGGCTTTGGCCGCAGAGGCCGTGTTCCGTTCCTGGAACGGGAAGCGGGCCTTCGACTACCGCAACGCGGCCGGCATCGATCACAGCCTCGGGACCGGCGTCAACATCCAGACGATGGTCTTCGGCAACATGGGCGAAGACTCAGCCACGGGCGTCGCCATGTCCCGCAACGCAACTACCGGTGAGCCACGTCTGGAAGGCGATTTCCTCGTCAACGCGCAGGGTGAAGACGTGGTTGCCGGGATTCGGGTCACCGATCCCATAGATCACCTGCGTGTGGTGATGCCGACCTTATACGAGGAGTTTTCTGCAACTGCTCGGAAGCTCGAACAGCACTACCGCGAGATGCAGGACATGGAGTTCACTATCGAGCGCGGCAAGCTCTGGCTCCTTCAGACGCGGGACGGCAAGAGAACCGCGCAGGCGGCGGTCCGTATCGCAGTCGATCAGGTCGAGGAAGGCATGATCAGCAAGGAGGAGGCCGTCATGCGGGTTCATCCGGACCAGGTCGATTTCTTCCTGCATCCTCAGTTCGATCCTGAATCACGGCGGAGAGCCATTGAGTCCGCAGATCTGGTGGCAACGGGCTTGAACGTCTCGCCGGGCGCCGCAGTCGGGATTGTTGCCTTCGATGCCGATCTGGCCGAGCGGTGGGCGAAGGACGAAGGCAAACACGTGATCATGGTGCGTCCGGAAACCAAGCCGGACGATGTCCACGGCATGCTTGCCGCCGACGGCATCCTGACGAGTAGAGGTGGACGGACCAGCCACGCCGCTCTGGTCGCCCGACAGTTCGGCAAGCCGGCGGTCGTGGGAGTTGCCGCACTCGAGATCGATATGGCCAACCGGTTGATGCATGTCGGTGGCAAGGACATCGCGGAGGGCGATTGGGTTTCTATCGACGGCACCACAGGTGAGGTGTTCTCCGGCCAACTCGCGACGAAGGTCCCGGACATCGAAGATCCCTCGTTGACCAAGTTGTTGTCGTGGGCAGACGAGTTTCGCCGTCTCGAGGTGTGGACGAACGCCGACTACCCCCGCGACGCCGAACGGGCCCGGTCGTACGGCGCGCAGGGCATCGGCTTGTGCCGGACGGAGCACATGTTCTTCGAGCCGGAGCGAATGCCTTTCTTCCAGGAGATGATCATTGCGGAATCGCCGACCAGGCAGCAAGAGGCGCTGGATGTTCTGTTGCCGTTCCAGCGCGACGACTTCGCCGGTTTGTTCCGGGCGATGGACGGACTGCCGGTGATCATCCGGCTGATCGATCCGCCTTTGCACGAGTTTCTTCCGGCTTTCGAGGACCTGACGCATTCGATCACCGATCAGAAGATCCGTCTCGCCCATGCCGCCTCGTTGCGCGAACTCGACGAGATCCTCCACCAACTGGAGGAAGAGGAGCACATGCTGGAGCGGGTCGAGGCGCTGCGCGAGATGAACCCGATGCTCGGCACCCGCGGGGTGCGGCTCGGGATCATGATCCCGGAACTCACCAGGATGCAGGTGCGGGCCATATTCGAGGCCGCATGCCGGGTTGCCCGGGAGGGGATTGTGACTCATCCCGAGATCATGATCCCGTTGACCAGCCATGTGAACGAGTTGCAGCGCCAGCGAGAGGTTCTAGAGGCCGAAGCCAAGGCCGTGATGGATGAGCAGGGAATCGAAGTCGACTACAAGTTCGGCACGATGATCGAGGTCCCCCGGGCGGCAATCACCGCGGACCAGATAGCCGAGTATGCAGAGTTCTTCTCGTTCGGAACGAATGATCTGACTCAGACGACCTTCGGAATCAGCCGCGATGATGCCGAGACGGGCTTCCTCATCTCCTACCTGGAGCAGGGGATACTGACGGTGAATCCATTTGCCTCTCTGGATGAAGACGGCGTCGGCAAGTTGATGAAGTGGGGTGTCGAGCAGGGGCGGGCGACACGCCCGGGGCTCGAGATCGGGATCTGCGGCGAGCACGGGGGTGACCCGAGTTCCATCGATCTGTGCCATCGACTCAACCTGGACTATGTCAGTTGCTCACCTTTCCGTGTTCCGATCGCCCGGCTTGCCGCCGCACAGGCGGCCATCAGGCACGGGTAG
- a CDS encoding cyclic nucleotide-binding domain-containing protein yields MTLLHRRSDRIKTLKQIPLFSALSQKDLNEVAKRAGEVAVSKGTVIAEQGERGSQCFVIVRGSVSVRRNNRKISLYGEGEVLGEMSLLDGKPRSASLRVEEDAVLMVISRQDFHYLIDHLPGLDRKLLVSLSERLRSMDKGLDH; encoded by the coding sequence ATGACTTTGCTTCATCGTCGATCGGATCGGATCAAGACCCTCAAGCAGATACCGCTGTTCTCTGCTCTGAGCCAGAAGGACCTCAACGAGGTGGCGAAACGAGCGGGCGAGGTTGCGGTTTCCAAAGGGACGGTGATCGCCGAACAGGGCGAGCGCGGTAGTCAATGCTTCGTTATTGTGCGCGGCTCCGTGTCGGTCCGCAGAAACAACCGGAAGATCTCTCTCTATGGCGAGGGTGAGGTGCTCGGCGAGATGTCGTTGCTGGACGGCAAGCCCCGCTCCGCCTCACTACGCGTCGAAGAGGACGCCGTGCTGATGGTGATCAGCCGTCAGGATTTCCACTACCTGATCGACCACCTTCCCGGACTGGATCGAAAGCTCCTGGTGAGCCTGTCGGAACGTTTGAGGAGCATGGACAAGGGGCTCGACCACTAG
- the msrB gene encoding peptide-methionine (R)-S-oxide reductase MsrB, with product MPDTPFPRLTDEQWRERLTPQQYEVTRGGATEPPFTGEYWNTKDPGVYRCVACGTELFRSDTKFDSGSGWPSFYAAVDDGKIITKEDRSHGMVRTEIICATCDSHLGHLFDDGPNPTGLRYCVNSAALELDHD from the coding sequence ATGCCAGACACACCATTCCCCAGACTGACCGATGAGCAGTGGCGGGAACGCCTGACTCCGCAGCAGTACGAAGTCACCCGCGGGGGGGCCACCGAACCACCGTTCACCGGCGAGTACTGGAACACCAAGGATCCCGGCGTGTATCGCTGCGTCGCGTGCGGAACCGAGCTGTTCCGCTCCGATACCAAGTTCGATTCCGGAAGCGGATGGCCCAGTTTCTACGCTGCCGTGGACGACGGGAAGATCATCACGAAGGAGGACCGCAGCCACGGCATGGTGCGTACCGAGATCATCTGCGCCACCTGCGATAGCCACCTCGGCCACCTGTTCGACGACGGTCCCAACCCGACCGGTCTCCGCTACTGCGTGAACTCCGCGGCGCTGGAGCTCGATCACGACTGA
- a CDS encoding YwiC-like family protein: MAKSTLRTVVVPTEHGGWGFTLEPVLLGMLVVPGAPALGTAIATFAIFLSRRPLRIVVADWRRDRRLARTDVALWSIVGLGVIALAGLALTLITASDPFWWPPAVAAPLVAVQLSFDLDNRGRELVPELLGPIALGAAAPTALLAGGVGWEIAVGAWLVLMARIVPSILLVRAQLRRAKGQDFTQKSTVAAGTTALMIVAGAAAVGWVPWLSVGAAALLVMWNSSSSRLPPLPVKTLGWTQMLVGAVVVAAFAAGHHFGW, translated from the coding sequence ATGGCCAAGTCGACGCTGCGTACCGTTGTCGTTCCGACGGAACACGGAGGATGGGGATTCACGCTCGAGCCCGTGCTGCTGGGCATGCTCGTTGTCCCGGGAGCACCGGCACTTGGAACGGCCATCGCAACATTCGCGATCTTCCTGTCGAGGCGGCCGCTTCGAATTGTCGTGGCCGACTGGCGGCGAGATCGGCGTCTCGCCCGCACAGATGTTGCGTTGTGGTCGATCGTCGGACTCGGAGTCATCGCCCTCGCCGGTCTTGCACTTACGTTGATCACCGCGTCCGACCCGTTCTGGTGGCCGCCGGCGGTTGCCGCACCCCTGGTGGCAGTGCAACTGAGCTTCGATCTCGACAACCGCGGCCGGGAGCTCGTTCCCGAACTGCTGGGTCCTATCGCGCTCGGAGCCGCAGCACCGACGGCCCTCCTCGCCGGCGGCGTCGGATGGGAAATCGCGGTCGGGGCCTGGTTGGTGTTGATGGCGCGCATCGTCCCGTCAATCCTGTTGGTCCGGGCGCAGCTGCGCCGCGCCAAGGGACAGGACTTTACGCAGAAGTCGACCGTCGCCGCCGGCACGACGGCGCTGATGATCGTCGCCGGCGCTGCCGCGGTCGGGTGGGTTCCGTGGTTGTCGGTCGGTGCGGCGGCTCTGCTGGTCATGTGGAACTCCAGCTCGTCTCGCCTGCCGCCCCTCCCGGTGAAGACCCTCGGTTGGACCCAGATGCTGGTTGGAGCAGTTGTGGTGGCGGCCTTCGCGGCCGGACACCACTTCGGCTGGTAG